The Paraburkholderia sp. SOS3 genome includes a region encoding these proteins:
- a CDS encoding APC family permease, translating to MTSSIQRKIGPIALLLTGLGSIIGSGWLFGAWKAAKIAGPAAICAWVIGAVVILAIALTYAELGAMLPESGGMVRYARYSHGALVGFISAWANWIAIVSVIPIEAEASIQYMSTWPYPWAHALFVDGSLTTNGLLLSAALVIVYFLLNYWGVKLFAHANSAITVFKFIIPGATILGLLLTGFHRENFGEAGTFAPYGWSAVLTAVATSGIVFAFNGFQSPVNLAGEARNPAKSVPFAVIGSILLALVIYVLLQIAYIGAVNPADVMKGWSHFTFASPFAELAIALNLNWLAILLYVDAFVSPSGTGTTYMATTTRMIYAMERNNTLPKMFGVVHPLYGVPRMAMWFNLLVSFIFLFFFRGWSSLAAVISVATVISYLTGPISLMALRRTATDLERPLQIAGMKVIAPFAFVCASLILYWAKWPLTGEIILLMIVALPVYFYYQAKAGFAGWGRDLKAAWWLVAYLPTMAVLSLIGSKQFGGLDVLPYGWDMVVVIVCALVFYYWGVHTGYRTEYLAERESHDEILEGVGA from the coding sequence GTGACAAGTTCTATTCAACGGAAGATCGGCCCGATCGCGCTGCTGCTGACCGGCCTCGGTTCGATCATCGGGTCCGGGTGGCTGTTCGGCGCCTGGAAGGCGGCAAAAATTGCAGGGCCGGCAGCGATTTGTGCATGGGTGATCGGCGCGGTGGTGATACTCGCGATCGCGCTCACCTATGCGGAACTCGGCGCCATGTTGCCCGAGTCGGGCGGTATGGTGCGCTACGCGCGCTATTCACACGGCGCACTCGTCGGATTCATCAGCGCGTGGGCGAACTGGATCGCGATTGTGTCGGTGATCCCGATCGAGGCCGAGGCGTCGATCCAGTACATGAGCACGTGGCCTTACCCTTGGGCGCATGCGCTCTTCGTCGACGGATCGCTGACGACAAACGGGTTATTGCTGTCCGCCGCGCTCGTGATCGTCTATTTCCTGTTGAACTACTGGGGCGTGAAGCTGTTCGCGCACGCGAACTCTGCGATCACCGTCTTCAAGTTCATCATCCCTGGCGCGACGATTCTCGGTCTCCTGCTGACCGGTTTTCATCGCGAGAACTTCGGCGAGGCGGGCACGTTTGCGCCGTACGGCTGGTCGGCGGTGCTCACCGCCGTGGCGACGAGCGGCATCGTCTTCGCATTCAACGGGTTCCAGAGCCCCGTCAATCTCGCGGGCGAAGCGCGCAATCCCGCGAAGAGCGTGCCGTTCGCGGTGATCGGTTCGATCCTGCTTGCGCTCGTGATCTACGTGTTGCTGCAGATCGCCTACATCGGCGCGGTCAATCCGGCCGATGTGATGAAGGGCTGGAGTCACTTCACGTTTGCGTCGCCGTTCGCGGAACTGGCGATCGCGCTGAACCTGAACTGGCTCGCCATTCTTCTCTATGTCGACGCGTTCGTGAGCCCGAGCGGCACCGGCACGACGTATATGGCCACCACCACGCGAATGATCTACGCAATGGAGCGCAATAACACGCTGCCGAAGATGTTCGGCGTCGTGCATCCGCTCTACGGCGTGCCGCGTATGGCCATGTGGTTCAACCTGCTCGTGTCGTTTATCTTCCTGTTCTTCTTCCGCGGCTGGAGTTCGCTCGCGGCGGTGATTTCGGTCGCGACGGTCATCTCGTATCTGACGGGCCCGATCAGTCTGATGGCGCTGCGCCGTACCGCAACTGACCTCGAGCGTCCGCTGCAGATCGCCGGCATGAAGGTGATCGCACCGTTCGCATTTGTCTGCGCGTCGCTGATCCTGTATTGGGCGAAATGGCCGCTGACCGGCGAAATCATCCTGCTGATGATCGTCGCGCTGCCTGTGTACTTCTACTATCAGGCGAAGGCCGGCTTTGCAGGCTGGGGCCGCGATCTGAAGGCTGCGTGGTGGCTCGTGGCCTACCTGCCGACGATGGCGGTGCTGTCGCTGATCGGCAGCAAGCAGTTCGGCGGTCTCGACGTGCTGCCATACGGGTGGGACATGGTCGTCGTGATTGTCTGCGCGCTGGTGTTTTATTACTGGGGTGTGCATACCGGTTACCGCACCGAATATCTGGCCGAGCGCGAATCGCATGATGAGATTCTCGAGGGGGTCGGCGCATAG
- a CDS encoding cold-shock protein, protein METGTVKWFNDAKGFGFITPDGGGEDLFAHFSEIRIEGFKTLQENQKVTFEVKTGPKGKQAANIKPA, encoded by the coding sequence ATGGAAACCGGTACCGTCAAGTGGTTCAATGACGCTAAGGGCTTTGGCTTTATCACCCCGGACGGCGGCGGCGAAGATCTGTTCGCGCATTTCTCTGAAATCCGCATCGAAGGCTTCAAGACGCTCCAGGAAAACCAGAAGGTCACGTTTGAAGTGAAGACGGGCCCGAAGGGCAAGCAAGCCGCTAACATCAAGCCGGCCTAA
- a CDS encoding Hsp70 family protein, with the protein MTFCAIDFGTSNSAVAVPDNGALRLAPVEGAYTTLPTAVFFNTDENTREYGRAALEAYIDGFDGRLMRSMKSILGSALADSTTELGDGSAIKYTDVIAIFLTHLKRHAEAGAGVTLERAVLGRPVFFVDDDPRADRLAQQQLEAAARAVGFRDIEFQYEPIAAAFDYESHLTEEQLVLVADIGGGTSDFSLVRVGPQRMARIERKDDVLAHHGVHVAGTDFDRRVELTTILTELGYRALDPEGREVPNRIYFDLATWHLINTVYAPKRVGELALIRHLYTETCHHDRLMRVVERRLGHALAACAEEAKIGVAAGGETLIDLEMVEDDLRVAFDEAQLIEAGKEETRRIVQAARDTVQVAGVADRDVGALYFTGGSTGLAFLSGALSAAFPGARPVFGDRLASVATGLGIHAQRVFS; encoded by the coding sequence ATGACCTTTTGCGCGATTGACTTCGGTACGTCGAATTCGGCGGTCGCGGTGCCCGACAACGGCGCGCTGCGGCTCGCGCCGGTCGAAGGCGCGTACACGACACTGCCGACCGCGGTGTTCTTCAATACCGACGAAAACACCCGCGAATACGGGCGCGCCGCGCTCGAAGCGTACATCGATGGCTTCGACGGCCGCCTGATGCGCTCGATGAAAAGCATTCTCGGCTCGGCGCTCGCCGACAGCACGACCGAGCTCGGCGATGGCAGCGCGATCAAATACACGGACGTGATCGCGATCTTTCTCACGCATCTGAAGCGGCATGCGGAAGCGGGCGCCGGCGTCACGCTCGAGCGCGCGGTGCTCGGCCGCCCGGTGTTCTTCGTCGACGACGATCCGCGCGCCGACCGTCTCGCGCAGCAACAGCTCGAAGCCGCCGCACGCGCGGTCGGCTTTCGCGACATCGAGTTCCAGTATGAGCCGATCGCGGCCGCGTTCGACTACGAATCGCATCTGACGGAAGAGCAGCTCGTGCTGGTGGCCGATATCGGCGGCGGCACATCGGACTTTTCGCTCGTGCGCGTCGGGCCGCAGCGGATGGCGCGCATCGAGCGCAAGGACGACGTGCTCGCCCATCACGGCGTCCATGTCGCAGGCACCGATTTCGACCGGCGCGTCGAGCTGACGACGATCCTGACGGAGCTCGGCTACCGGGCCCTCGATCCCGAGGGCCGCGAGGTGCCGAACCGCATCTACTTCGATCTCGCGACGTGGCATCTGATCAATACCGTCTACGCGCCGAAGCGTGTCGGCGAACTCGCGCTGATCAGGCACCTGTACACGGAGACGTGTCATCACGACCGGCTGATGCGCGTCGTCGAGCGGCGTCTCGGACATGCGCTGGCCGCGTGCGCGGAAGAGGCGAAGATCGGTGTCGCGGCGGGCGGCGAGACGCTGATCGATCTGGAGATGGTCGAAGACGACCTGCGCGTGGCATTCGACGAAGCGCAACTGATCGAAGCGGGCAAGGAAGAAACGCGACGCATCGTTCAGGCGGCGCGCGATACGGTGCAGGTCGCGGGCGTCGCCGACCGCGACGTCGGTGCGCTGTATTTCACCGGCGGTTCGACGGGGCTAGCGTTTCTTTCCGGCGCGCTTTCCGCGGCGTTCCCTGGGGCGCGACCGGTGTTCGGCGACCGGCTTGCCAGTGTGGCCACGGGTCTCGGCATCCACGCGCAACGCGTGTTCAGCTGA
- a CDS encoding MFS transporter: MSEPPAATARAESASSSIIETDLPSRLDRLPWGRFHTLVVFALGVTWLLDGLEVTLAGAVASALKSSPSLHFNNAEIGLAGSAYIAGAVLGALGFGWLTDRLGRRKLFFVTLGLYLAATAATAFSWNLATFLLFRFLTGAGIGGEYTAINSTIQEFTPARVRGWTDLAINGTFWVGAGLGAAGSLVLLDPGLMPPDWGWRACFLIGAVLALAILPMRRWIPESPRWLLTHGEAHEARTVVEEIEARFRNEGHQLKGAETLKRLRLRAREHTTLREVFDTLFVRHRQRALVGLSLMTAQAFCYNAIFFTYALVLTDFYGVPGDHIGWYLLPFALGNFLGPLLLGRLFDVIGRRKMITTTYALSAVLLTVSGYMFEQHWLTVTTQTISWMVIFFFASAAASSAYLTVSESFPLEIRALAIAVFYAFGTALGGIVGPAFFGRLIDTHQRGEVFSGYLVGATLMLAAALIAAVWGVDAERRSLESVAAPLSAVEDD, encoded by the coding sequence ATGTCCGAACCGCCCGCCGCAACGGCACGCGCAGAGTCGGCATCGTCTTCGATCATCGAGACGGACCTGCCTTCGCGGCTCGACCGTCTGCCGTGGGGCCGCTTTCACACGCTGGTCGTCTTCGCGCTCGGCGTCACGTGGCTGCTCGACGGACTCGAGGTGACACTGGCCGGCGCGGTGGCGAGCGCATTGAAATCGAGCCCGTCGCTGCATTTCAACAATGCGGAAATCGGCCTCGCGGGCAGCGCGTATATCGCCGGTGCCGTGCTCGGCGCACTCGGCTTCGGCTGGCTGACCGATCGTCTCGGGCGGCGCAAGCTGTTCTTTGTCACGCTCGGGCTGTATCTCGCCGCGACGGCGGCGACTGCGTTCTCGTGGAATCTCGCGACTTTCCTGCTGTTCCGCTTCCTGACCGGCGCGGGCATCGGCGGCGAGTACACGGCCATCAATTCGACGATCCAGGAGTTCACGCCCGCACGCGTGCGCGGCTGGACCGATCTTGCGATCAACGGCACGTTTTGGGTTGGCGCGGGACTCGGCGCCGCAGGCTCGCTCGTGCTGCTCGACCCCGGGCTCATGCCGCCCGACTGGGGGTGGCGCGCGTGCTTTCTGATCGGCGCGGTGCTCGCGCTCGCGATCCTGCCGATGCGCAGGTGGATTCCCGAGAGTCCGCGCTGGCTGCTCACGCACGGCGAAGCGCATGAAGCACGTACGGTGGTCGAGGAGATCGAAGCGCGCTTTCGCAACGAAGGGCACCAGCTGAAAGGCGCCGAAACGCTGAAGCGCCTGCGCTTGCGCGCGCGCGAACACACGACACTGCGCGAAGTGTTCGACACGCTATTCGTGCGGCATCGGCAGCGCGCGCTCGTCGGCCTGTCGCTGATGACGGCGCAGGCGTTCTGCTACAACGCGATCTTCTTCACCTATGCGCTCGTGCTGACCGACTTTTACGGCGTGCCCGGCGATCATATCGGCTGGTACCTGCTGCCTTTCGCACTCGGCAACTTTCTCGGACCGCTGCTGCTCGGGCGGCTCTTCGACGTGATCGGCCGGCGCAAGATGATCACGACGACCTATGCCCTGTCCGCCGTGCTGCTGACCGTGAGCGGCTACATGTTCGAGCAGCACTGGCTGACGGTCACGACGCAGACAATCTCATGGATGGTGATTTTCTTTTTCGCTTCGGCTGCGGCGAGCTCCGCATATCTGACCGTCAGCGAGTCGTTTCCGCTTGAAATCCGCGCGCTGGCGATCGCGGTGTTCTATGCGTTCGGCACCGCGCTAGGCGGTATCGTCGGGCCGGCGTTCTTTGGACGCCTGATCGATACTCATCAACGCGGCGAGGTGTTTTCCGGGTACCTCGTCGGTGCGACGCTCATGCTGGCCGCGGCGCTGATTGCGGCGGTATGGGGAGTCGACGCGGAGCGGCGTTCGCTTGAAAGCGTCGCGGCGCCGTTGTCCGCGGTTGAAGATGACTGA
- a CDS encoding nitroreductase family protein — protein MTKKVAATEVPIEELLASRWSPRAFSNQPVSREHLQTVLEAARWAPSAFNGQPWRFIVFDRGVDEVAFKKAFSTLVPFNQGWNGAVPVLIAVTAHTLTNKGSVNRCAPYDAGAAAMALVLQAHALGLAAHQMSGFDVEAFRRTFDIPDDVEVISMIALGHFGEVDKLDPVLREREKSVRTRLPLTEIAFAGAWKKSF, from the coding sequence ATGACCAAAAAAGTCGCTGCGACCGAAGTCCCCATTGAAGAATTGTTGGCGAGCCGCTGGAGTCCGCGCGCATTTTCGAACCAGCCGGTGAGCCGCGAGCATCTTCAGACTGTGCTCGAAGCGGCGCGCTGGGCGCCATCGGCATTCAACGGGCAGCCGTGGCGCTTTATCGTGTTCGATCGCGGTGTCGATGAAGTCGCGTTCAAGAAAGCATTCTCGACACTCGTGCCCTTCAATCAGGGGTGGAACGGCGCAGTGCCGGTGCTGATCGCCGTCACGGCGCATACGTTGACAAACAAGGGCAGCGTCAACCGTTGCGCGCCATATGACGCAGGCGCGGCGGCCATGGCGCTCGTCCTGCAGGCACACGCGCTTGGTCTCGCCGCGCATCAGATGAGCGGTTTCGACGTCGAGGCGTTCCGTCGCACGTTCGATATTCCCGACGACGTCGAAGTAATTTCGATGATCGCGCTCGGACACTTCGGCGAAGTCGACAAACTCGACCCGGTGCTGCGCGAACGCGAGAAATCGGTACGCACGCGCTTGCCGCTTACGGAGATTGCGTTCGCGGGAGCGTGGAAAAAGTCGTTCTAG
- a CDS encoding MFS transporter, whose translation MNWASRLIGGRFHYGWLAVAVVFLVLLAAAGTRATPSVMMVPLEHEFGWSRATISLAISVNIALYGLTGPFAAAAMQRFGVRPTLLAALALMGAGVALSSMMTAPWQMVLVWGVMVGGSTGVAALTLSATVVNRWFAKRRGLVMGILTASSATGQLVFLPMLAAIAEHHGWRPVVWVVALAAGVVLPLVAFLLPERPADLTLRPYGEPADAPLKTDQSKQNPLAIAFGTLAFASKTRDFWLLFFSFFICGASTNGYIGTHLIAMCGDYGLSEVQGASLLAAMGIFDLFGTTLSGWLSDRFNSRVLLFWYYGLRGLSLIYLPHAFGIDFFGLPLFAVFYGLDWIATVPPTVRLATDVYGKESAPVVFGWVVAGHQLGAAFAALGAGMLRSSLGTYTVASMISGGLCLIAAVIVLRINRRPRGAAVQAV comes from the coding sequence ATGAACTGGGCTTCAAGACTCATCGGAGGGCGTTTTCACTACGGCTGGCTGGCGGTCGCCGTCGTGTTTCTCGTGCTGCTGGCGGCAGCCGGCACGCGTGCGACGCCGAGCGTGATGATGGTGCCGCTCGAGCACGAATTCGGCTGGAGCCGCGCGACGATCTCGCTCGCCATTTCGGTGAATATCGCGCTGTACGGGCTGACGGGTCCGTTCGCGGCGGCCGCGATGCAGCGCTTCGGTGTACGTCCCACGCTGCTCGCCGCGCTTGCTTTGATGGGAGCCGGCGTCGCGCTGTCGTCGATGATGACGGCCCCCTGGCAGATGGTGCTCGTATGGGGCGTGATGGTGGGCGGGTCGACCGGCGTCGCGGCGCTGACATTGTCGGCAACCGTCGTCAACCGCTGGTTTGCGAAGCGCCGCGGGCTCGTGATGGGCATCCTCACGGCCAGCTCGGCGACCGGGCAGCTCGTATTCCTGCCGATGCTGGCCGCCATCGCCGAGCACCATGGCTGGCGGCCGGTCGTATGGGTCGTCGCGCTCGCAGCCGGTGTCGTGCTGCCGCTCGTTGCGTTCCTGCTGCCCGAGCGTCCCGCCGATCTGACCTTGCGCCCGTACGGCGAGCCCGCTGATGCGCCGCTGAAAACCGACCAGTCGAAACAGAACCCGCTCGCGATCGCATTCGGCACGCTTGCGTTCGCGAGCAAAACGCGCGACTTCTGGCTGCTGTTCTTCAGCTTCTTTATTTGCGGCGCGAGCACGAACGGCTACATCGGCACGCATCTGATCGCGATGTGCGGCGACTACGGTCTCTCGGAAGTGCAGGGCGCTTCGCTGCTTGCCGCGATGGGTATCTTCGATCTCTTCGGTACGACGCTGTCGGGCTGGCTGTCCGATCGCTTCAACTCGCGCGTGCTGCTGTTCTGGTACTACGGCCTGCGCGGGTTGTCGCTCATCTACCTGCCGCATGCGTTTGGCATCGACTTCTTCGGCCTGCCGCTTTTCGCCGTGTTCTACGGCCTCGACTGGATTGCGACGGTGCCGCCCACCGTGCGCCTGGCAACCGATGTCTATGGCAAGGAGTCGGCGCCGGTCGTCTTCGGCTGGGTCGTGGCCGGACACCAGCTCGGTGCGGCATTTGCCGCGCTCGGCGCCGGGATGCTGCGCTCGAGTCTCGGCACCTACACGGTTGCCTCGATGATCTCAGGTGGCTTGTGCCTGATTGCCGCGGTGATCGTGCTGCGCATCAATCGTCGTCCGCGAGGGGCAGCGGTTCAAGCCGTCTGA
- a CDS encoding TetR/AcrR family transcriptional regulator translates to MNDSSHAEKPRNASTAGAEGQPPSRSGARATPRRSQTAGSEAQQQLLRAATELFYREGVRAVGVDTVVERAGVNKMSLYRRFSSKDDLVVAWLEQADREFFERLERRIAKHSGDAAKQLNDYFSDLAQRASSPDYRGCPFVNVSAEFPDASHPARLCVNRNKTKLVARLNELAAEAGAREPAALADALALLIEGIYAASQTYGPGCGPIAAAPAVAAQLIAAACADAPVK, encoded by the coding sequence ATGAACGATTCATCACACGCTGAGAAGCCACGGAACGCGTCGACGGCTGGCGCCGAAGGACAGCCGCCGTCGCGAAGCGGCGCACGCGCGACGCCTCGTCGGTCGCAAACCGCGGGGAGCGAAGCGCAACAGCAGTTGCTGCGCGCCGCAACCGAACTGTTCTACCGCGAAGGCGTGCGCGCGGTCGGCGTCGATACGGTCGTCGAGCGCGCGGGCGTGAACAAGATGAGTCTCTATCGGCGGTTTTCGTCGAAGGACGACCTGGTCGTGGCATGGCTCGAACAGGCCGACCGCGAGTTTTTCGAGCGCCTCGAGCGCCGCATTGCAAAGCATTCGGGCGATGCGGCCAAACAGCTGAACGACTATTTTTCGGACCTCGCGCAGCGCGCGTCCTCACCCGACTACCGGGGCTGCCCCTTCGTCAATGTATCGGCGGAGTTCCCCGACGCGTCGCACCCGGCCCGCCTATGTGTGAACCGCAATAAGACCAAGCTTGTCGCGAGGCTCAATGAACTGGCTGCAGAAGCGGGCGCGCGCGAGCCCGCGGCGCTCGCGGACGCGCTCGCATTGCTGATCGAAGGCATCTATGCAGCAAGTCAGACCTACGGTCCGGGCTGCGGGCCGATCGCGGCGGCGCCGGCCGTTGCCGCGCAACTGATCGCGGCCGCGTGCGCCGACGCGCCGGTAAAATAG
- a CDS encoding DUF1415 domain-containing protein — MPPSSPPADSDSHDATTIAATRHWLTRAVIGLNLCPFAKAVHVKDQIRYAVSNAADIEGVLADLESELRNLANASPTAVDTTLLIVPHALADFLEYNDCLYFADRMLKALRLEGTLQIASFHPCYQFEGSEPDDIENYTNRSPYPILHLLREASIERAVDAFPDAAGIYERNQETLRRLGQQGWQQWMAAQTDTD; from the coding sequence ATGCCGCCGTCCTCGCCACCCGCCGACTCCGATTCACACGATGCGACGACCATTGCCGCGACGCGCCACTGGCTCACGCGCGCGGTAATCGGCCTCAATCTGTGTCCGTTTGCCAAAGCGGTGCATGTGAAAGACCAGATCCGCTATGCGGTCAGCAATGCGGCGGACATCGAAGGCGTGCTGGCCGACCTCGAAAGCGAGTTGCGCAATCTGGCCAACGCATCCCCTACCGCCGTCGATACAACCCTGCTGATTGTTCCGCATGCGCTCGCCGATTTCCTCGAATACAACGACTGCCTGTATTTCGCGGACCGGATGCTGAAGGCGCTGCGTCTCGAAGGCACGCTGCAGATCGCGAGTTTCCACCCGTGCTATCAGTTCGAAGGCAGCGAGCCGGACGACATCGAAAACTATACGAATCGCTCGCCTTATCCGATCCTGCATCTGCTGCGCGAAGCGAGCATCGAACGCGCGGTCGATGCGTTTCCCGATGCTGCCGGCATCTACGAGCGCAATCAGGAAACCTTGCGTCGGCTGGGCCAGCAAGGCTGGCAGCAATGGATGGCGGCGCAGACCGATACCGACTGA
- a CDS encoding class I SAM-dependent methyltransferase — MSGKNYEIRPDQSVELLKELHILTRDGKMNQDSRRKLKQVYHLFQFIEPLLQDVKGTNGSVSLVDHGAGKSYLGFILYDLFFKDLRDNSHIFGIETREELVAKSEELARRLGFGAMSFLNLSVAESIESDRLPPTVDIVTALHACNTATDDAIRFALEKHAKYVVVVPCCQAEIAGVLKRNKSRSLGSALTEIWRHPLHTREFGSQITNVLRCLQLEAHGYQVNVTELVGWEHSMKNELIIAHYKDLPRRKPTERLHEVMDTFGLNELRERFFVAA, encoded by the coding sequence ATGTCCGGTAAAAATTACGAGATCCGACCCGATCAATCCGTCGAGCTTCTAAAGGAGCTGCATATCCTCACGCGCGACGGCAAGATGAATCAGGACAGCCGTCGCAAGCTCAAGCAGGTCTATCACCTGTTTCAGTTCATCGAGCCGCTGCTCCAGGACGTGAAGGGAACGAACGGCTCGGTGTCGCTCGTCGATCACGGCGCGGGCAAGTCGTACCTTGGTTTTATCCTGTATGACCTTTTCTTCAAGGATCTGCGCGACAACTCGCACATCTTCGGCATCGAGACGCGCGAAGAACTTGTCGCGAAGTCGGAGGAACTGGCAAGGCGCCTTGGGTTTGGCGCAATGTCGTTTCTGAATCTGTCGGTGGCCGAGTCGATCGAGTCCGACCGGTTGCCGCCGACCGTCGATATCGTGACCGCGCTGCATGCATGCAACACCGCCACCGACGATGCGATCCGCTTCGCGCTCGAAAAACACGCGAAGTATGTCGTCGTGGTGCCGTGCTGCCAGGCGGAAATCGCGGGTGTGCTAAAGCGCAACAAGAGCAGGTCGCTCGGCAGCGCGCTGACCGAAATCTGGCGCCACCCGCTGCATACGCGTGAATTCGGCAGCCAGATCACCAATGTGCTGCGCTGCCTGCAACTCGAGGCGCATGGTTATCAGGTGAACGTCACTGAACTGGTCGGCTGGGAACACTCGATGAAAAACGAGCTGATCATCGCGCACTACAAAGACTTGCCGCGGCGCAAGCCCACCGAGCGGCTGCACGAAGTGATGGATACGTTCGGGCTCAACGAATTGCGCGAGCGGTTTTTCGTCGCCGCTTGA
- a CDS encoding DNA-binding protein encodes MDTTPNGNAEQKFQELLAKLTTTPEWTEKQQLELEMARDISVEMLRLAEVMRDGSVDLETVLIMLKYAKVLDFVMTTLASRRDIKPQTLRVIFKLAGLKVDEAYPG; translated from the coding sequence ATGGATACGACACCCAACGGAAACGCGGAGCAGAAGTTTCAGGAACTGCTCGCGAAACTGACAACGACTCCGGAATGGACCGAGAAACAGCAGCTCGAGCTCGAAATGGCGCGCGATATCTCGGTCGAGATGCTGCGCCTCGCTGAAGTCATGCGAGACGGCAGCGTCGATCTCGAGACGGTCCTGATCATGCTGAAGTACGCCAAAGTGCTCGACTTCGTGATGACGACGCTCGCGTCCCGGCGCGACATCAAACCGCAAACGCTGCGGGTGATCTTCAAGCTTGCGGGGTTGAAGGTCGACGAGGCCTACCCTGGCTGA
- a CDS encoding UxaA family hydrolase, producing the protein MPTESVAAQSIHSTIRLHPNDDVIIATRQLVPGTRIDAEDLVVTGLVPPGHKVAARAIAKGEPVKRYNQIIGVARDAIARGQHVHVHNLGMAEFAREHEFGIDVHATDYAAEPAHFMGIRRADGRVATRNFIGVLTSVNCSATVARAIADYFRRDVNPQALADYPNVDGVIALTHGLGCGIDTLGEGMKILRRTLAGYAAHPNFASVLFVGLGCEANQIGGVLESGGLKDDQPKLRSFTIQDSGGTRKTIERGIAMVREMLGDANRVTREPVPASYLNVGLQCGGSDGYSGISANPALGAAVDRLVRHGGTAILSETPEVYGAEHLLTRRAVSREVGEKLLARIAWWQDYCARNDAALDNNPSAGNKVGGLTTILEKSLGAVAKGGTTNLVDVYEYAQPITAKGFVFMDSPGYDPMSATGQVASGANLICFTTGRGSAYGCAPSPSLKLATNTALWERQQDDMDINCGGVIDGTASIDELGAAIFRMMLDCASGVRSKSELHGYGQNEFVPWQVGVVT; encoded by the coding sequence ATGCCAACTGAATCAGTTGCTGCGCAATCCATTCACTCCACCATCCGCCTTCATCCGAACGACGATGTGATCATCGCGACCCGGCAGCTCGTGCCCGGCACGCGCATCGACGCGGAAGACCTCGTCGTCACCGGGCTGGTTCCGCCCGGCCACAAGGTCGCGGCGCGCGCGATTGCCAAAGGCGAGCCGGTCAAGCGCTACAACCAGATCATCGGCGTCGCGCGCGATGCGATCGCGCGCGGGCAGCACGTGCACGTGCATAACCTCGGCATGGCGGAGTTTGCGCGCGAACACGAGTTCGGCATCGATGTGCATGCAACGGATTACGCCGCCGAGCCCGCGCATTTCATGGGCATTCGACGCGCGGATGGCCGCGTGGCGACACGTAACTTCATCGGCGTGCTGACGAGCGTCAACTGTTCGGCAACCGTTGCGCGCGCCATCGCCGACTACTTTCGGCGCGACGTGAATCCGCAGGCGCTCGCCGACTACCCGAACGTCGACGGCGTGATCGCACTCACGCATGGCCTCGGCTGCGGCATCGACACGCTCGGCGAAGGCATGAAGATTCTGCGCCGCACGCTGGCCGGCTATGCCGCGCATCCGAACTTCGCCTCGGTGCTGTTCGTCGGCCTGGGCTGCGAAGCGAATCAGATCGGTGGCGTGCTCGAGTCAGGCGGGCTCAAGGACGATCAGCCGAAGCTGCGCAGCTTCACGATTCAGGACAGCGGCGGCACGCGCAAGACGATCGAGCGCGGCATCGCCATGGTGCGCGAAATGCTCGGCGATGCGAACCGCGTCACGCGCGAGCCGGTGCCGGCGTCGTATCTGAACGTCGGGCTGCAATGCGGCGGGTCCGACGGCTATTCGGGCATTTCGGCCAACCCCGCGCTCGGCGCCGCGGTCGATCGCCTCGTGCGGCACGGCGGCACCGCGATTCTCTCCGAGACGCCCGAAGTCTACGGCGCCGAGCACCTGCTGACGCGGCGCGCGGTAAGCCGCGAAGTCGGCGAAAAGCTGCTCGCGCGCATCGCGTGGTGGCAGGACTACTGCGCGCGCAACGACGCCGCGCTCGACAACAACCCGTCGGCCGGCAACAAGGTGGGCGGCCTCACGACGATCCTCGAAAAATCGCTCGGCGCGGTCGCAAAAGGCGGCACGACGAATCTCGTCGATGTCTACGAATACGCGCAGCCGATCACCGCGAAAGGCTTCGTGTTCATGGATTCGCCCGGCTACGACCCGATGTCGGCAACCGGTCAGGTCGCGTCGGGCGCGAATCTGATCTGCTTCACCACCGGCCGCGGTTCCGCTTACGGCTGCGCGCCGTCGCCGTCGCTGAAGCTCGCGACCAACACGGCGCTGTGGGAGCGGCAGCAGGACGATATGGACATCAACTGCGGCGGCGTGATCGACGGCACCGCATCGATCGACGAACTCGGCGCAGCGATTTTCCGGATGATGCTCGATTGCGCATCGGGCGTTCGGTCGAAAAGCGAGCTGCACGGATATGGGCAGAACGAGTTCGTGCCGTGGCAAGTGGGCGTGGTGACCTGA
- a CDS encoding DUF1059 domain-containing protein — translation MSRVFIDCREYPSDIACSVALCADSESELLEAAVQHAVAVHNHTDSPELRTQLKTMFHNGTPPVETARAA, via the coding sequence ATGAGCCGCGTATTCATCGATTGTCGCGAATATCCGAGCGACATTGCATGTTCGGTCGCGTTATGCGCCGATTCGGAAAGCGAGTTGCTCGAAGCCGCCGTGCAGCACGCAGTCGCGGTGCACAACCACACGGACTCGCCCGAACTGCGCACGCAGCTGAAGACGATGTTCCACAACGGTACACCACCCGTCGAAACGGCACGCGCAGCGTGA